A single region of the Bacillus cereus genome encodes:
- the mnmE gene encoding tRNA uridine-5-carboxymethylaminomethyl(34) synthesis GTPase MnmE, with protein sequence MEFDTIAAISTALGEGAIAIVRVSGDDAIEKVDRIFKGKDLTQVDSHTIHYGHIVDLDTNQVIEEVMVSIMRAPRTFTRENIVEINCHGGLVSVNKVLQLILAQGVRLAEPGEFTKRAFLNGRIDLSQAEAVMDLIRAKTDRAMNVAINQMEGRLSKLIGRLRQDILETLAHIEVNIDYPEYDDVEEMTHNILIEKATHVRAEIAKILETSKQGKILREGIATAIIGRPNVGKSSLLNSLVQEKKAIVTDIAGTTRDVIEEYVNVRGVPLKLIDTAGIRETEDVVERIGVERSKEMMSQADLVLVVVNYSEALTNEDEELFRAVQGKDFIIIVNKTDLSQEIDMERVTELAAGNRVITTSLIEEQGIDELEKAIADLFFEGAIDSADMTYVSNTRHIGLLTQAGTTIGDAIEAIENGVPIDMVQIDLTRTWEILGEITGDTVHESLIDQLFSQFCLGK encoded by the coding sequence ATGGAATTCGATACAATTGCCGCAATTTCCACAGCTCTTGGGGAAGGTGCAATTGCCATTGTTCGAGTAAGTGGGGATGATGCGATTGAGAAAGTCGATCGTATTTTTAAAGGGAAAGATTTAACACAGGTTGATTCTCATACAATTCATTATGGTCATATTGTCGATTTAGATACAAATCAAGTAATTGAAGAAGTTATGGTATCGATTATGCGTGCACCTAGGACTTTTACGCGTGAAAATATAGTAGAAATCAACTGTCATGGTGGACTTGTTTCGGTAAATAAAGTATTACAGCTTATTTTAGCACAAGGAGTACGTTTGGCAGAGCCTGGTGAATTTACGAAACGTGCTTTTTTAAATGGGCGTATTGATTTATCACAAGCGGAAGCTGTTATGGATTTAATCCGTGCAAAAACAGATCGTGCTATGAACGTGGCAATCAACCAAATGGAAGGGCGATTATCTAAATTAATTGGTCGCCTGCGTCAAGACATATTGGAAACGTTAGCCCATATTGAGGTAAATATAGATTACCCAGAATATGATGATGTAGAAGAGATGACGCATAATATCTTAATTGAGAAAGCTACACATGTTCGTGCTGAAATTGCAAAAATATTAGAGACATCGAAGCAAGGAAAGATTTTACGTGAAGGTATTGCTACTGCGATTATTGGTAGACCTAACGTTGGAAAATCATCGCTATTAAATAGTCTCGTTCAAGAGAAAAAGGCAATCGTAACTGATATTGCAGGAACAACGAGAGATGTTATTGAAGAGTACGTTAATGTGCGTGGTGTACCACTTAAACTTATAGATACAGCTGGTATTCGTGAAACAGAAGATGTTGTTGAACGAATTGGTGTAGAGCGTTCAAAAGAAATGATGAGCCAAGCCGATTTAGTGTTAGTTGTAGTCAATTATAGTGAAGCTTTAACGAATGAAGATGAAGAACTATTCCGTGCCGTACAAGGAAAAGACTTCATTATTATTGTCAATAAGACAGATTTATCGCAAGAAATTGATATGGAACGTGTTACAGAGCTAGCTGCAGGAAATCGTGTTATTACGACGTCTTTAATTGAGGAGCAGGGAATTGATGAGCTTGAAAAGGCGATAGCTGATTTATTCTTTGAAGGAGCAATTGATTCTGCAGATATGACATATGTTTCTAACACGAGACATATTGGATTATTAACACAAGCAGGAACGACAATTGGAGATGCAATTGAAGCGATAGAAAATGGTGTTCCAATCGATATGGTACAAATTGATTTAACAAGAACGTGGGAAATACTTGGTGAAATTACTGGTGATACCGTCCATGAAAGCCTAATTGACCAGTTATTCTCTCAGTTTTGTTTAGGAAAATAA